From Sulfurihydrogenibium sp., one genomic window encodes:
- a CDS encoding DJ-1 family glyoxalase III: MARVVVPLADGFEEIEAMSIIDILRRAGIETIIAGLHEGPIISARGVKVLPDTTIDTIKAEDFDMIVLPGGQPGTDNLNADERVKKLIQDFYNKGKLTGAICAAPYVLANAGVLEGKKATSYPTYKEKLGNVDYLEDIVVEDSNVLTSRGPGTAACFALKIVEKLAGKEKADQLKQAMLFNC; encoded by the coding sequence ATGGCAAGAGTAGTAGTACCTTTAGCAGACGGTTTTGAAGAAATAGAGGCAATGAGCATTATAGACATTTTAAGAAGAGCTGGAATAGAAACTATAATAGCAGGACTTCACGAAGGACCAATTATAAGCGCAAGGGGTGTAAAAGTTTTACCGGATACTACCATAGATACTATAAAAGCTGAAGATTTTGACATGATTGTCTTACCCGGCGGTCAGCCAGGAACAGATAACCTTAATGCAGACGAGAGAGTTAAAAAGTTAATACAAGATTTCTACAACAAAGGAAAGCTTACAGGTGCAATTTGTGCAGCTCCGTACGTCCTTGCAAATGCAGGAGTTCTTGAAGGAAAAAAAGCTACATCCTATCCAACTTACAAAGAAAAACTTGGAAATGTTGATTACTTAGAAGATATAGTCGTTGAAGATTCAAATGTATTGACATCAAGGGGACCAGGAACAGCTGCATGTTTTGCTTTAAAAATAGTAGAAAAATTAGCAGGCAAAGAAAAGGCAGACCAGTTAAAACAGGCAATGTTATTTAACTGTTAG
- a CDS encoding Rpn family recombination-promoting nuclease/putative transposase produces the protein MKKEDLQPHDWFFKIVFSNPKSVKTLIDIFLPKLSKKIEIDSLKLVNTEKLSKKKKKFMLDLLYSFKIKNNDAFLRLVFEHKSYVDPNLPIQLKYYEAVLWEESLKENKKYPPIINIVLYHGKENWNIPTKLPENLDRTLEELTSNLNYTLIDLSKIDDGKLISYEDY, from the coding sequence ATGAAAAAAGAAGATTTACAGCCACATGATTGGTTTTTTAAGATTGTCTTTTCGAATCCAAAAAGTGTAAAAACCCTTATTGATATTTTTCTACCAAAATTATCTAAAAAGATTGAAATAGATAGCTTGAAACTTGTCAATACTGAAAAGCTTTCAAAGAAAAAGAAAAAATTTATGCTTGACTTACTTTATTCTTTTAAGATTAAAAACAATGATGCTTTTTTAAGATTGGTTTTTGAACATAAATCGTACGTAGACCCAAACTTACCAATACAGTTAAAATACTATGAAGCTGTTTTATGGGAAGAATCTTTGAAAGAAAATAAAAAATATCCACCTATCATCAACATTGTTTTATATCATGGAAAAGAAAACTGGAACATTCCAACAAAACTGCCAGAAAATTTAGATAGAACATTAGAAGAGCTTACGTCAAACCTCAACTATACACTTATAGATTTAAGCAAAATTGATGACGGAAAGTTAATATCTTATGAAGACTATTAG